A portion of the Streptomyces erythrochromogenes genome contains these proteins:
- a CDS encoding LPXTG cell wall anchor domain-containing protein: MLRSRKRWAAVATALLLSASAGPAFAADSYEVPLHQAKDLPIYAVQYKGKPGETCASIPATKDGWHFIAPGSPNEVSFVKLTVKFEPGGEQVITTFGPPNENHAYAASEPGAKLVSAVALVEGTTGGGKKLEWFNLSHTCPSTATSEPTPSQSSTEPAPSTSTSASTSPSSSTSASPSTSASTSTGPSSSTSTSPSSSVSSPAPSASASASGGTTGGDLAKTGSDAPVGLLATMAAALIAAGAFLVVRRRRSGARG, encoded by the coding sequence ATGCTCCGTTCCCGTAAGCGCTGGGCGGCCGTTGCCACTGCGCTGCTACTCTCCGCGTCCGCCGGACCGGCGTTCGCCGCCGACTCCTACGAGGTGCCGCTGCACCAGGCGAAGGACCTGCCGATCTACGCGGTCCAGTACAAGGGCAAGCCCGGCGAGACCTGCGCGTCCATCCCTGCCACGAAGGACGGCTGGCACTTCATCGCGCCGGGCAGCCCCAACGAGGTCTCCTTCGTGAAGCTGACGGTGAAGTTCGAGCCGGGCGGCGAGCAGGTGATCACCACCTTCGGTCCGCCGAACGAGAACCACGCGTACGCGGCTTCGGAGCCCGGTGCGAAGCTGGTCTCGGCGGTCGCCCTGGTCGAGGGCACCACGGGCGGCGGCAAGAAGCTGGAGTGGTTCAACCTCTCGCACACCTGCCCCTCGACGGCGACGAGCGAGCCGACGCCGTCGCAGTCCTCCACCGAGCCGGCGCCGTCGACCTCGACCTCGGCCTCGACGTCGCCGAGTTCCAGCACGTCGGCCTCGCCGTCGACCTCGGCGAGCACGAGCACGGGCCCGTCGTCCTCGACGAGCACGTCGCCTTCCTCGTCCGTGTCCTCACCCGCTCCGTCCGCGTCGGCGTCGGCCTCCGGCGGTACGACCGGTGGTGACCTGGCGAAGACCGGTTCGGACGCTCCGGTCGGGCTGCTCGCCACGATGGCGGCGGCGCTGATCGCGGCCGGTGCGTTCCTGGTGGTCCGCCGTCGCCGGTCCGGCGCCCGGGGCTGA
- the pth gene encoding aminoacyl-tRNA hydrolase: MSDDAAPWLIVGLGNPGSEYAGNRHNIGFMVVDLLAERIGGKFKAHKARAQVVEGRMGPPGPANRRVVLAKPMSFMNLSGGPVTALRDFYKVPLERIVAVHDELDIDYPTLRLKLGGGDNGHNGLKSMTKSMGADYHRVRCGIGRPPGRMQVADFVLKDFSSTERKELDWFVDRAADSVECLVSEGLERAQSAYNG, translated from the coding sequence ATGTCGGACGACGCGGCGCCCTGGCTGATCGTGGGCCTGGGCAATCCGGGTTCGGAGTACGCCGGGAACCGCCACAACATCGGGTTCATGGTGGTCGATCTGCTGGCGGAGCGGATCGGCGGGAAGTTCAAGGCGCACAAGGCGCGGGCTCAGGTGGTCGAGGGCCGGATGGGTCCGCCGGGGCCGGCGAACCGCCGGGTGGTGCTGGCCAAGCCGATGTCGTTCATGAACCTGTCGGGTGGGCCGGTGACGGCTCTGCGGGACTTCTACAAGGTGCCGCTGGAACGGATCGTGGCGGTCCACGACGAGCTGGACATCGACTATCCGACGCTGCGTCTGAAGCTGGGCGGCGGGGACAACGGGCACAACGGCCTGAAGTCGATGACGAAGTCGATGGGTGCGGACTACCACCGGGTGCGGTGTGGCATCGGGCGGCCTCCGGGCCGGATGCAGGTCGCGGACTTCGTGCTGAAGGACTTCTCCTCCACGGAGCGCAAGGAGCTGGACTGGTTCGTGGACCGGGCGGCGGATTCGGTGGAGTGCCTGGTCTCGGAGGGTCTGGAGCGCGCGCAGTCGGCGTACAACGGGTAG
- a CDS encoding 50S ribosomal protein L25/general stress protein Ctc, with product MSEVKLSAALRDTFGKGSARQARRDALTPGVIYGHGTDPKHVNVEAHGLMMALKTPNVLLSLDIAGGGTELVIPKAVQRHPLKRTISHVDFLIVKKGEKVTVEVPVVTEGELAAGGNLLETLLTTISVETEATHIPTEITVSIEGLEAGAAVHASDLKLPAGTTLAVDGETAVLQVVAPQAEEPAAEAEGETEGAEA from the coding sequence ATGTCCGAGGTCAAGCTTTCCGCCGCCCTGCGCGACACCTTCGGCAAGGGCTCTGCCCGCCAGGCCCGTCGTGACGCCCTGACCCCCGGTGTCATCTACGGCCACGGCACCGACCCGAAGCACGTCAACGTCGAGGCCCACGGCCTGATGATGGCGCTGAAGACCCCGAACGTCCTGCTGTCCCTGGACATCGCGGGCGGCGGCACCGAGCTGGTCATCCCGAAGGCCGTGCAGCGTCACCCGCTGAAGCGCACCATCTCGCACGTCGACTTCCTGATCGTCAAGAAGGGCGAGAAGGTCACCGTCGAGGTTCCGGTCGTGACCGAGGGCGAGCTGGCCGCCGGCGGCAACCTGCTGGAGACCCTGCTGACCACGATCTCCGTCGAGACCGAGGCCACCCACATCCCGACCGAGATCACCGTCTCGATCGAGGGCCTGGAGGCCGGTGCGGCCGTGCACGCCTCCGACCTGAAGCTGCCGGCGGGCACCACCCTGGCCGTCGACGGTGAGACCGCCGTCCTGCAGGTCGTCGCCCCGCAGGCCGAGGAGCCGGCCGCCGAGGCCGAGGGTGAGACCGAGGGCGCCGAGGCCTGA
- a CDS encoding ribose-phosphate diphosphokinase, with protein sequence MTGIKTTGEKKLMLFSGRAHPELAEEVAHQLGVGLVPTKAFDFANGEIYVRFQESARGADCFLIQSHTAPINKWIMEQLIMIDALKRASARSITVIIPSYGYARQDKKHKGREPISARLVADLLKTSGADRILTVDLHTDQIQGFFDGPVDHLSALNVLADYVGAKVDRTKLTIVSPDAGRVRVADRWCDRLDAPLAIVHKRRDKDVANQVTVHEVVGEVKGRVCVLVDDMIDTGGTICAAAEALFAHGAEDVIVTATHGILSGPAADRLKNSKVSEFVFTNTLPDPSDLELDKITVLSIAPMIARAVREVFEDGSVTSLFEEQQ encoded by the coding sequence GTGACCGGGATCAAGACGACCGGCGAGAAGAAGCTGATGCTCTTCTCCGGCCGCGCCCACCCCGAGCTGGCCGAGGAGGTCGCGCACCAGCTGGGAGTCGGCCTCGTGCCGACCAAGGCCTTCGACTTCGCGAACGGTGAGATCTACGTCCGCTTCCAGGAGTCGGCGCGGGGCGCGGACTGCTTCCTGATCCAGAGCCACACGGCTCCGATCAACAAGTGGATCATGGAGCAGCTGATCATGATCGACGCGCTGAAGCGCGCGTCGGCGCGTTCCATCACCGTGATCATCCCGTCCTACGGGTACGCCCGCCAGGACAAGAAGCACAAGGGCCGCGAGCCGATCTCGGCGCGTCTGGTGGCGGACCTGCTGAAGACCTCGGGTGCGGACCGCATCCTGACGGTCGACCTGCACACCGACCAGATCCAGGGCTTCTTCGACGGCCCGGTGGACCACCTTTCGGCGCTGAACGTCCTCGCGGACTACGTGGGCGCGAAGGTGGACCGAACGAAGCTGACGATCGTGTCCCCGGACGCCGGCCGCGTGCGCGTGGCGGACCGCTGGTGCGACCGGCTGGACGCGCCGCTGGCGATCGTGCACAAGCGCCGCGACAAGGACGTCGCCAACCAGGTGACCGTCCACGAGGTCGTCGGTGAGGTCAAGGGCCGCGTCTGCGTCCTGGTCGACGACATGATCGACACGGGTGGCACGATCTGCGCCGCGGCCGAGGCGCTCTTCGCGCACGGTGCGGAGGACGTGATCGTGACGGCGACGCACGGCATCCTGTCGGGACCCGCGGCCGACCGTCTGAAGAACTCGAAGGTGAGCGAGTTCGTCTTCACGAACACGCTGCCGGACCCGTCGGACCTGGAGCTGGACAAGATCACGGTGCTGTCGATCGCCCCGATGATCGCGCGTGCGGTGCGCGAGGTCTTCGAGGACGGTTCGGTGACGAGCCTGTTCGAGGAGCAGCAGTAG
- the glmU gene encoding bifunctional UDP-N-acetylglucosamine diphosphorylase/glucosamine-1-phosphate N-acetyltransferase GlmU, whose product MSANRPAAVVVLAAGEGTRMKSATPKVLHEICGRSLVGHVVAASRELDPEHLVVVVGHAREQVTAHLAGIDADVRTAVQYEQNGTGHAVRMALEELGGPVDGTVIVVCGDTPLLTGETLGRLAQTHAADGNAVTVLTAEVPDSTGYGRIVRDAGGAVTAIVEHKDATDSQRAIREINSGVFAFDGALLSDALGKVRTDNSQGEEYLTDVLGILREAGHRVGAAVGSDHRQILGINNRVQLAEARALLNARLLEQAMLAGVTVVDPASTFVDVTVTFGQDAIVHHGTQLLGATHIAEGAEVGPNTRLRDTRVGAGARVDNTVAESAVVGPQASVGPFAYLRPGTNLGAKAKAGTYVEMKNATIGEGTKVPHLSYVGDATIGEYTNIGAASVFVNYDGEHKHHTTVGSHCKTGSDNMFVAPVTIGDGAYTAAGSVITKDVPPGALAVARGQQRNIEGWVARKRPGSAAATAAQSAASEDSERP is encoded by the coding sequence GTGAGCGCCAACCGCCCGGCAGCCGTCGTCGTACTCGCAGCGGGTGAAGGCACCCGCATGAAGTCGGCCACACCCAAGGTTCTGCACGAGATCTGCGGGCGCTCGCTCGTCGGTCACGTCGTCGCCGCCTCCCGCGAGCTGGACCCCGAGCACCTCGTCGTGGTCGTCGGACACGCCCGGGAGCAGGTCACCGCGCACCTCGCCGGCATCGACGCCGACGTCCGCACCGCCGTCCAGTACGAGCAGAACGGCACCGGCCACGCCGTCCGCATGGCCCTCGAAGAGCTCGGCGGGCCCGTCGACGGCACCGTGATCGTCGTCTGCGGCGACACCCCGCTGCTGACCGGGGAGACCCTGGGCCGGCTCGCGCAGACGCACGCCGCCGACGGCAACGCCGTCACCGTGCTCACCGCCGAGGTGCCGGACTCCACCGGCTACGGCCGCATCGTGCGCGACGCCGGCGGCGCCGTGACCGCGATCGTCGAGCACAAGGACGCCACCGACTCCCAGCGGGCGATCCGCGAGATCAACTCGGGCGTCTTCGCCTTCGACGGCGCCCTGCTCTCCGACGCGCTCGGCAAGGTCCGCACCGACAACAGCCAGGGCGAGGAGTACCTCACCGACGTCCTCGGCATCCTGCGCGAGGCGGGCCACCGCGTCGGCGCGGCCGTGGGCAGCGACCACCGCCAGATCCTGGGGATCAACAACCGCGTGCAGCTCGCCGAGGCCCGCGCCCTGCTGAACGCGCGCCTGCTGGAGCAGGCCATGCTCGCGGGCGTGACGGTCGTCGACCCGGCCAGCACGTTCGTGGACGTGACCGTGACCTTCGGGCAGGACGCGATCGTGCACCACGGCACCCAGCTCCTGGGCGCCACGCACATCGCCGAGGGCGCCGAGGTGGGCCCCAACACCCGGCTGCGGGACACCCGGGTGGGCGCGGGCGCGCGCGTGGACAACACGGTGGCCGAGAGCGCGGTCGTGGGCCCGCAGGCGAGCGTGGGTCCGTTCGCGTACCTGCGTCCGGGCACGAACCTCGGGGCGAAGGCCAAGGCCGGCACCTACGTCGAGATGAAGAACGCGACGATCGGCGAGGGCACCAAGGTGCCGCACCTGTCGTACGTGGGCGACGCGACGATCGGCGAGTACACGAACATCGGCGCGGCGAGCGTCTTCGTGAACTACGACGGTGAGCACAAGCACCACACCACCGTCGGCTCGCATTGCAAGACGGGGTCGGACAACATGTTTGTGGCACCCGTCACGATCGGGGACGGGGCCTACACGGCCGCCGGGTCCGTGATCACGAAGGATGTGCCGCCCGGTGCGCTGGCCGTGGCCCGTGGCCAGCAGCGGAATATCGAGGGCTGGGTGGCTCGCAAGCGTCCGGGAAGCGCCGCTGCCACGGCGGCGCAGTCGGCGGCCTCGGAGGACTCCGAGCGCCCCTGA
- a CDS encoding sensor histidine kinase, translating into MTSTGEVEGRAGPPLWWARRRDAVVDAALAAVSAAECAWEGIRFAHEAGIPVAAGVLFGAAVGATLVLRRRWPIAVVLVGIAVAPAEMGFLLSVAGMYSLASSEVPRRIIAALASMSLVATFVVMYLKTRGDVEADPALVVALSGFVAVALTVPPMLLGLYIGARRRLMESLQERADSLERELSLLADRAEERAEWARTEERTRIAREMHDVVAHRVSLMVVHAAALEAVAVKDPSRAAKNAALVGDMGRQALTELRQMLGVLRAAPPKVAVAAAAATAVPVGPVALVGGADEGPSLEELEALVGQSRAAGMAVEMVVQGEGAAYAAELEQTAYRVVQEALTNCHKHAPGARVVVRLAHREGEVAMQVENGPCEGQADGVGLPSGGNGLVGMRERVLGLGGVFVSGPTDAGGFRVSAVLPVH; encoded by the coding sequence ATGACCAGTACGGGGGAAGTGGAAGGCCGCGCTGGGCCGCCTTTGTGGTGGGCGCGGCGGCGGGATGCCGTGGTGGACGCGGCGCTGGCCGCGGTGTCCGCGGCGGAGTGCGCGTGGGAGGGGATCCGCTTCGCGCACGAGGCGGGGATTCCCGTGGCCGCCGGGGTGCTGTTCGGTGCCGCGGTGGGGGCCACGCTGGTGCTGCGGCGCCGCTGGCCGATCGCCGTGGTGCTCGTGGGGATCGCCGTGGCGCCGGCCGAGATGGGGTTCCTGCTGTCGGTGGCGGGGATGTACTCGCTCGCCTCGTCCGAGGTGCCCCGGCGGATCATCGCCGCGCTGGCCTCGATGTCGCTGGTCGCCACCTTCGTCGTGATGTACCTGAAGACCCGCGGGGACGTGGAGGCCGATCCGGCGCTCGTGGTCGCGCTGTCCGGGTTCGTGGCGGTGGCGCTGACCGTGCCGCCCATGCTGCTCGGGCTCTACATCGGCGCCCGGCGCCGGTTGATGGAGAGCCTGCAGGAACGGGCCGACTCACTGGAGCGGGAGCTGTCGCTGCTGGCGGACCGGGCGGAGGAGCGGGCCGAGTGGGCCCGTACCGAGGAGCGGACGCGGATCGCGCGCGAGATGCACGACGTGGTCGCGCACCGGGTGTCGCTGATGGTCGTCCACGCGGCCGCGCTGGAGGCGGTGGCGGTCAAGGACCCGTCGCGGGCGGCGAAGAACGCCGCGCTGGTGGGGGACATGGGACGCCAGGCGCTGACGGAGTTGCGGCAGATGCTCGGCGTGCTGCGGGCGGCGCCGCCGAAGGTGGCCGTGGCTGCGGCCGCCGCGACGGCGGTGCCGGTGGGTCCGGTCGCGCTCGTGGGCGGCGCGGACGAGGGGCCGTCGCTGGAGGAGCTGGAGGCGCTGGTCGGCCAGTCGAGGGCGGCCGGGATGGCCGTCGAGATGGTCGTGCAGGGCGAGGGGGCGGCGTACGCGGCGGAGTTGGAGCAGACGGCGTACCGGGTGGTGCAGGAGGCGCTCACCAACTGCCACAAGCACGCTCCGGGGGCGCGGGTCGTCGTACGGCTGGCGCACCGGGAGGGCGAGGTGGCGATGCAGGTGGAGAACGGGCCGTGCGAGGGGCAGGCCGACGGGGTCGGCCTGCCGAGCGGTGGGAACGGGCTGGTCGGCATGCGGGAGCGGGTGCTCGGCCTGGGCGGGGTCTTCGTGTCCGGTCCGACGGACGCGGGGGGCTTCAGGGTCTCGGCGGTGCTCCCGGTCCACTAG
- a CDS encoding SUKH-3 domain-containing protein has product MTTTSASYDRSSTTRFPVAVDSALRTAGWEPGRWDAKQAEYWADALRDHTTPAGHRHTVFPAAVEAWAEFGGLTVTAPGPGRQIAPTPLRIDPLTGLHLARTFADLGRALSTQLCPLGVEADGDSHLALDREGRVYGIDHTGDWYLGSTVDEALTLLLTGLQPTRLTTAP; this is encoded by the coding sequence ATGACGACCACCTCAGCCTCCTACGACCGCTCCTCGACCACCCGCTTCCCGGTCGCGGTGGACTCCGCGCTGCGGACCGCCGGCTGGGAACCCGGCCGCTGGGACGCCAAACAGGCCGAGTACTGGGCCGACGCCCTCCGGGACCACACCACCCCCGCCGGCCACCGGCACACGGTCTTCCCCGCCGCCGTCGAGGCCTGGGCGGAGTTCGGCGGCCTCACCGTCACCGCGCCCGGACCCGGCCGCCAGATCGCCCCTACCCCGCTACGGATCGACCCCCTCACCGGACTCCACCTGGCGCGCACCTTCGCCGACCTGGGGCGGGCCCTGTCCACGCAGCTCTGCCCCCTCGGGGTCGAGGCCGACGGAGACTCCCACCTCGCCCTCGACCGCGAAGGCCGCGTCTACGGCATCGACCACACCGGCGACTGGTACCTCGGCTCCACGGTCGACGAAGCCCTCACCCTCCTCCTGACGGGCCTCCAGCCGACGCGTCTCACGACGGCGCCGTAA
- a CDS encoding YwqJ-related putative deaminase → MQNTATRTEPGDGTADAAGTPAEAGGATGDPRLRWSSSDGRPTPPVLRFRRDGILPTVAAALSVRGETLTGTAGKADQPPALHPLVQDFLDTLTSGQRERFTGRCPEAILLSRHLASVEAARSRRASRKPLSPSEARRSLKHAKITARRIREDGDPLHGSYAPPCRSCDALLAHFGVRPVDLTPAE, encoded by the coding sequence CGCCGACGCGGCAGGCACACCCGCCGAAGCAGGCGGCGCCACCGGCGACCCCCGCCTGCGCTGGAGCAGCAGCGACGGCCGGCCCACCCCACCCGTCCTGCGCTTCCGCCGGGACGGCATCCTGCCCACCGTCGCCGCCGCGCTGTCCGTACGCGGCGAGACCCTCACCGGCACCGCCGGCAAGGCCGACCAGCCGCCCGCCCTCCACCCCCTCGTCCAGGACTTCCTGGACACCCTCACCAGCGGCCAGCGCGAACGTTTCACCGGGCGATGTCCGGAAGCGATACTGCTCTCCCGCCACCTGGCCTCCGTCGAGGCCGCCCGCTCCCGACGCGCCTCCCGCAAGCCCCTCTCGCCCAGCGAGGCCCGCCGCTCCCTCAAGCACGCGAAGATCACCGCCCGGCGCATCCGCGAGGACGGCGACCCCCTCCACGGCAGCTACGCGCCCCCCTGCCGCTCCTGCGACGCCCTCCTCGCCCACTTCGGCGTACGCCCCGTCGACCTCACCCCAGCCGAGTAG